The Corylus avellana chromosome ca8, CavTom2PMs-1.0 genome has a segment encoding these proteins:
- the LOC132190212 gene encoding protein SMAX1-LIKE 4-like, whose product MRSGACAAQQTLTAEAASVLKHSLSLARRRGHAQVTPLHVAATLLSSRASLLRRACLKSQPHQTSHPLQCRALELCFNVALNRLPTAPAPLLQCQPSLSNALIAALKRAQAHQRRGCIEQQQQQPLLTIKVEVEQLIISILDDPSVSRVMREAGFSSTSVKNNIEDSSATSVFQCYNSSGGVFSSPCSPSPPDTQREIINPSTFWQTHFLTYSSDHQNPLLFSPQKKFPTNPITAGSASVKEDIKLVFEVLLRKNKRRNTVIVGDSVLITEGIVAELISRLERGEVPEELKSSHFIKFQFAPVSLRFMKKEDVEMNLSELKRKVHSVASSGGGGAIVYTGDLKWTVDSNFNEREAASDYYNPVDHLVAEIGRLVSDYGSSNTKVWLMATASYQTYMKCQVRQPPLEVQWALQAVSVPSGGLGLSLHGSSVLDSKISLSQNPCQVLEAKPFSSKEEQDKLTCCPECASNYEKEAPLFKSGQQKLLPPWLQPRGTEARQKDELVELRRKWNRLCQSLHHGRNAQSYSYSSSYSSWPRQSNTIFPDSSSISFANNSALKSANSSNLFPRFRRQQSCTIEFNFTGGTQKNPSPEPSLDSLKDIDGKELKITLALGNSLFSDSAELVERKSVRTMQRADTCKLLQENVPWQSETTPSIAEALIESKLAKQETWLLIQGNDWIGKRRLTRAIAESVFGSADLLLHMNMTKRTNEVIPCSEVVAKALENHGKLVVFVEDVDLADAQFMKFLADRYETGKFGESSKGEGSVGQAIFVLAKGGSTSYEEKKNQDSVISLNLRINEPMNQSYKFDHKRKHEWDLSSKTKAARYEEKEDISSSSVACENGGNGNGKKDFSRQSSFSTLDLNIGADDQNDESDDKPGEYSPISSDLTRETTTDPRSYNGFLELIENRFVFDRSPARDREMIELFMSKIKASFEDVCGKKNADSFVVEERVLEEVLVGSASFPNSLFEKWLKDIFQTSLQQTVKFGGKEEEDMEGIGVVKLCLGGGKGEGILEDDGFMASCLPKKVKVSSMD is encoded by the exons ATGCGCTCAGGAGCTTGTGCAGCACAGCAGACCCTCACAGCGGAGGCTGCTTCAGTCTTGAAGCATTCTCTCAGCCTGGCAAGGAGGAGGGGCCATGCTCAGGTCACTCCTCTCCATGTGGCTGCGACTTTGCTGAGTTCAAGAGCCAGTCTTTTGAGAAGGGCTTGTCTCAAATCTCAGCCACATCAAACATCACATCCTCTCCAATGCAGAGCTCTTGAGCTTTGCTTCAATGTGGCTCTCAACAGGCTGCCAACAGCTCCAGCTCCTCTGCTCCAATGCCAGCCATCTCTCTCAAATGCTCTGATTGCAGCACTCAAAAGAGCTCAGGCGCACCAAAGAAGGGGCTGCATAGAACAACAGCAACAGCAGCCGCTTTTAACCATAAAAGTTGAGGTTGAACAGCTTATTATATCCATCTTAGATGACCCTAGCGTCAGCAGGGTTATGAGAGAGGCTGGTTTCTCCAGCACTTCTGTCAAGAACAACATAGAAGACTCTTCAGCCACTTCTGTTTTTCAGTGTTACAACAGTTCCGGTGGGGTTTTTTCTTCACCTTGCTCTCCTTCTCCTCCTGACACCCAGAGAGAAATCATCAATCCCAGCACTTTCTGGCAGACCCATTTCTTGACTTACTCTTCTGATCATCAAAACCCACTTCTCTTTTCCCCTCAAAAGAAATTTCCAACCAACCCCATCACAGCTGGTTCAGCCTCTGTGAAGGAAGATATCAAGTTGGTCTTTGAGGTCCTTCTGAGAAAGAACAAGAGAAGGAACACTGTGATAGTTGGTGACTCAGTGCTCATCACTGAAGGCATAGTAGCAGAGCTAATTTCAAGGCTTGAGAGAGGAGAAGTCCCTGAAGAACTGAAATCAAGCCATTTCATCAAATTCCAGTTTGCACCAGTTTCTTTAAGATTCATGAAGAAGGAAGATGTGGAGATGAACCTTTCAGAACTTAAAAGGAAGGTGCATTCTGTTGCATCATCAGGAGGTGGAGGAGCCATTGTTTACACTGGTGACCTTAAATGGACAGTTGACTCAAATTTCAATGAGAGAGAAGCAGCATCAGATTATTATAACCCAGTTGATCATCTTGTTGCAGAAATAGGAAGGTTAGTCTCTGATTATGGCAGCTCAAACACAAAGGTCTGGTTAATGGCTACAGCAAGTTATCAAACATACATGAAGTGCCAAGTAAGGCAACCTCCTCTTGAGGTTCAATGGGCTCTTCAGGCAGTTTCTGTTCCATCAGGTGGACTTGGCTTAAGCCTCCATGGTTCCAg TGTGCTTGATTCAAAGATAAGCTTATCCCAGAACCCATGTCAAGTGTTGGAAGCAAAGCCATTTAGCAGCAAGGAGGAACAAGATAAGCTCACTTGCTGTCCAGAATGTGCCTCCAATTATGAAAAAGAAGCTCCGTTGTTCAAATCTGGCCAGCAAAAGCTCTTGCCTCCCTGGCTGCAACCTCGTGGGACCGAAGCCCGTCAAAAG GATGAATTGGTTGAGTTGAGAAGAAAGTGGAACAGGCTGTGCCAGAGCCTACACCATGGAAGGAATGCTCAAAGCTACTCCTATTCTTCATCCTACTCTTCCTGGCCAAGACAGAGCAACACCATCTTCCCTGATTCGAGCTCGATTTCCTTTGCCAATAATTCAGCTTTGAAGTCGGCGAACAGCTCTAATCTCTTCCCTCGATTCAGGCGACAACAGTCCTGCACCATTGAATTCAATTTCACTGGCGGGACCCAGAAAAACCCATCACCGGAACCGAGCTTGGATTCTCTTAAAGACATTGATGGGAAGGAACTGAAGATCACTCTTGCTCTGGGCAACTCTCTGTTCTCTGATTCTGCGGAATTGGTGGAACGGAAAAGTGTAAGAACAATGCAACGAGCTGATACATGTAAGCTACTGCAAGAGAATGTGCCATGGCAATCGGAAACCACTCCTTCAATAGCAGAAGCCTTGATTGAATCGAAGCTGGCAAAGCAGGAGACATGGCTGCTGATTCAGGGGAATGACTGGATAGGAAAACGAAGGCTGACGCGAGCAATTGCAGAATCTGTTTTCGGATCTGCTGATTTGCTGCTCCACATGAACATGACGAAAAGAACCAATGAGGTGATCCCCTGTTCTGAAGTGGTAGCGAAAGCCTTGGAAAATCACGGAAAGCTTGTCGTTTTTGTGGAAGATGTTGATCTGGCTGATGCCCAGTTCATGAAATTCCTTGCTGATCGATATGAAACCGGAAAATTTGGAGAATCGAGCAAAGGAGAGGGTAGTGTAGGCCAAGCAATATTCGTATTGGCTAAGGGCGGTTCCACAAGCtatgaagagaaaaagaatcaaGACTCTGTGATTAGCCTGAACTTGAGAATCAATGAACCAATGAATCAAAGCTATAAATTTGATCACAAGCGCAAACACGAGTGGGATTTGTCGAGCAAGACAAAGGCTGCGAGATatgaagaaaaggaagataTTTCATCATCCTCTGTAGCCTGCGAGAATGGCGGGAATGGCAACGGAAAGAAAGACTTCTCAAGGCAATCGAGCTTCAGCACCCTTGATCTGAACATCGGAGCCGATGATCAGAACGACGAAAGCGACGACAAACCAGGGGAGTACAGCCCGATTTCGAGTGATTTGACTCGTGAAACGACAACCGATCCCCGTAGCTATAATGGGTTTCTGGAGCTGATCGAGAACCGGTTCGTTTTCGATCGGAGCCCCGCCCGGGACAGAGAGATGATAGAGCTTTTCATGTCGAAGATCAAAGCGTCGTTCGAGGATGTCTGCGGGAAGAAAAATGCCGACAGTTTTGTTGTTGAAGAGAGGGTGTTGGAAGA